A region of Sphingomonas sp. DNA encodes the following proteins:
- a CDS encoding M50 family metallopeptidase: MSSSLADQDHRQRVALLLGIALASVLLWQTTLGSFLLYPFTILATWFHEMGHGMAALLTGRGFERLMIFADGSGVALSLRPADGYRLTDALVAAGGPLGPAIAGAALIISSRSPAATRNALAVLGVALILSTSIWVRSLTGWLVLPALGMVIGTLAWRGSAPWQNFVIQLIGVQACISVWRQFDYLFSPGGTVGGQLQRSDTGAIADALLLPYWFWGAGISLAILALLWWSFRIAFRR; this comes from the coding sequence ATGTCCAGCAGTCTCGCCGACCAAGACCACCGACAGCGTGTCGCGCTGCTGCTCGGTATCGCGCTCGCCTCGGTCCTGCTGTGGCAGACGACGCTCGGCAGCTTCCTGCTCTATCCGTTCACGATATTGGCGACCTGGTTCCATGAAATGGGCCATGGCATGGCCGCGCTGCTCACGGGCCGGGGGTTCGAGCGCCTGATGATCTTCGCTGACGGTTCGGGCGTCGCGCTGTCGCTGCGCCCCGCCGACGGATACAGGTTGACCGATGCGCTGGTTGCGGCAGGCGGGCCTCTCGGGCCGGCGATCGCGGGCGCCGCGCTCATCATCTCCTCGCGCTCTCCCGCCGCCACCCGCAATGCGCTGGCGGTGCTGGGCGTCGCGCTCATCCTGTCCACGTCGATCTGGGTCCGGTCGCTGACGGGCTGGCTGGTCCTCCCCGCGCTCGGCATGGTGATCGGCACGCTCGCATGGCGCGGATCCGCGCCCTGGCAAAACTTCGTCATCCAGCTCATCGGCGTGCAGGCCTGCATCAGCGTGTGGAGGCAGTTCGACTATCTGTTCAGCCCCGGCGGAACCGTCGGCGGCCAGCTGCAACGATCGGACACGGGCGCCATCGCGGATGCCTTGCTGCTGCCTTACTGGTTCTGGGGCGCCGGCATCAGCCTCGCGATCCTGGCTTTGTTATGGTGGAGTTTCCGGATCG